From Triticum urartu cultivar G1812 chromosome 2, Tu2.1, whole genome shotgun sequence, a single genomic window includes:
- the LOC125538587 gene encoding calcium/calmodulin-dependent serine/threonine-protein kinase 1-like, with protein MKQLIIFVGQFSSHHFFSSVNLRHIPTATPSSTGLRKKKNSPATPQSRTTLPPRSNLDIHLAATSCSAPPCAAHRHRACAAVLPIDSTVRIPPPPRLRPSPNFASSSAIQIQIPPAARPAPWGAATPSRAPATPTAPPAATRAASTLLHGVRHAGLQEALDDVPLLPLLHAQPQPGAPPLLLLLGGLPQGLLQVPRPGGPQVPRALLPARRLLRLPFPPPSPAKHICHALARKHDPPRPAIPEEDGDGRRGLDKGLGINKGFAAKYDLGDEVWRGHFSYTCAARIRKGARKGDAVAVKVIPKAKALAGHKNLVQFYDAYEDNENVYIVMELAQFYIQLKEVRRYSLGNKVESIW; from the exons atgaaGCAGTTGATAATCTTCGTCGGTCAATTTTCATCCCACCACTTTTTTTCGTCGGTTAATCTTCGTCACATCCCCACTGCCACGCCTTCGTCCACCGGTTtacgaaagaaaaaaaatagcCCAGCCACCCCGCAGTCCCGCACGACCTTACCTCCTCGATCCAACCTCGACATCCATCTcgccgccacctcctgctccGCCCCGCCGTGCGCCGCCCACCGCCACCGTGCCTGTGCCGCCGTCCTCCCTATCGACTCCACTGTCCgaatcccgccgccgccgcgcctgcGTCCCTCCCCAAACTTTGCATCATCCTCCgcgatccagatccagatcccaCCCGCCGCCCGCCCCGCCCCATGGGGGGCTGCCACGCCAAGCCGCGCACCCGCCACGCCGACGGCGCCtcccgccgccacccgcgccgcctCCACCCTCCTCCACGGCGTCCGCCACGCCGGCCTCCAAGAAGCACTGGACGACGTCCCCCTTCTTCCCCTTCTCCATGCCCAGCCCCAGCCCGGCGCACcacctcttctcctcctcctcggcgGCCTCCCCCAGGGCCTCCTCCAAGTCCCCCGTCCCGGCGGGCCCCAAGTCCCCCGTGCCCTCCTACCGGCCAGGCGCCTCCTGCGCCTGCCCTTCCCACCGCCCTCGCCCGCCAAGCACATCTGCCACGCGCTCGCGAGGAAGCACGACCCGCCGCGCCCGGCGATCCCCGAGGAGGACGGCGACGGCAGGAGGGGCCTCGACAAGGGCTTGGGCATCAACAAGGGCTTCGCCGCCAAGTACGACCTTGGGGACGAGGTCTGGAGGGGCCACTTCAGCTACACCTGCGCCGCCAGGATCAGGAAGGGGGCACGCAAGGGGGACGCCGTCGCCGTCAAGGTCATCCCCAAGGCCAAG GCTTTAGCAGGGCACAAGAACCTGGTTCAGTTTTATGATGCATATGAGGACAACGAAAATGTCTACATAGTCATGGA GTTGGCACAATTTTATATTCAGCTCAAAGAGGTCCGGCGGTACAGCTTAGGAAATAAAGTCGAATCAATTTGGTGA